The genomic window TGATTGGGGCTTATCAGATGATTTTAAAACTTGGTTAGATTCGGCTTGTACATTCTATAATACATTAGTGGATAGAATCGTTCCAGGTTATCCTAAAGACCGAATCAAAGAGATTCACGAAGAGTTAGGATTTGAAGATCAGTTGGTAGTAGAAGGAGAGCAATTCCATTTGATGGTCATGGAAGGTGATCAATCCATTAAGGAAGTATTACCTTTTGAAAAAGCTGGTTTGAATATTATCGTAACGGATAATCAAGCACCTTACAGAACTAGAAAAGTGAGAATCCTAAACGGAGCACATACTTTGATGGTACCGGTAGGTTTATTGGCTGGGATTGAAACAGTAAGAGAGAATGTAGAAAATGAGCAAGTAGGTAAATTTGTAGATGATGCTGTAACCCTTGAAGTTATACCATCATTGCCTTCAGCAGAGGGTTTGGTTGAGTTTAAAGAAGATGTAATGGATCGTTTTAGAAATCCATTTATTCAGCATTACTTAAAAAGTATAGCACTAAACTCTTTTCCAAAGTTCAACACAAGGGTTTTACCATCAATTACTTCATTTATTGAGAAAGAAGGTAAAGTCCCATCTCATTTATTAATGTCATTTGCGGCATTAATCAAATTGTATGATCCTAAGAACCCTGTTGGTTTTAAACCTCAGGATAATCAAGATGTGGTTGAATTACTGAGTACTGTTTGGGAAGAATACAGATCCGAATATTTCAGTATTGATCAATTAGTTGAAAAAGTGCTCGCCTACAAAAATGTCTGGGGGCAAGATTTAAATCAACTACCACTTTTAAAAGAAGAATTATCGGTTTACCTAAGGGTAATTGATGCCGATGGTGGAGTACATTCCTATTTTTCAGAAAACGTTATCAATAGCTAATCATCCTGAATAAATAGAATAATTTTGATAAATTCCATATAGCAAAAAGGCTATCTTCAATTTGAGGATAGCCTTTTAACTTAATTAATGGATATATTTACTGGTCGATATCTACGCCCGTATTTCCGCTAAAACTATTCCTAGTAGAGCTAAGCTGACCACCGTTTTGCACACGTATTCCAGCATCTCCACTTTTGGAAATTGAACTGTTTTCTATAGTTAATGAAGCAGATGTTCCTACTTCTATATTTGCTTTTCGGTTTCCTCCATCAAATCCTTTTTGTCCGCCATTTTTAATAATGGTATGCATAATTACATTATTTGATGAATTGGATAAATAACGAAGTCCCCTCCAATAACCATTTACATCCTGATCTCCTTGAAAAATGATTTCATCTGTAGAAGTTCCGTTTGTTTTCAAAGATCCATCTTCTTGTACTTGGATTCCACTTTCTTGACGGCCATGGAATACAGCTCCTGCATCTACATTAATATCGGAAGCTAGGTATTCGATATTATCACATAATAAATAAGGAACATTAAGTGCTTGCCAAGTAGCATTTATAGTGGTTTCATCCCCACTCCAATACGAATCGATATAGTCTTTAGTATTACCAGTGTAATCACTGCCATTATCAAAATAATGGTAATGATTTACTTGTGTCATAACGGGAGCAAAATTTTCTGTAAGAGTATTATCAGCAAAGTCAACTAATACAGAAGTAAGTGTTCTTGTAAAAAGGCCATATCCTGCACTATTATATGATTTTGTATGTGTCATTTTTAATCGACCATCTCCATCCACCATAATATTGGCTTTTTCATTTCCTCCATCAAAACCTTTCTGACCTGCATCAGATATTTCAACATAAGTGAGTTCGTTATTTGTACTATTTGAATGGAATGATAATCCTCTCCATTTACCGGATAGACTTTCCTCCCCTCTAAAAATAATTATGTCAGAGGCTGTTCCTACGGCATTCAACGACCCTCCAGCTAAGATTTGTAGACCACTTTCATTACTACCAATTATTGTTGTACCTGCTGCAATTATAATATCAGATTCTATCACTTCAATATTCTCTGCCAGCTTGTAAGGAACATTGATTGCATTCCAAGTCATATCCTCATCACTATGAGTTGCACTCCACATACCTTCGATATAATCATTTGTATTTCCTGTATAATCAGATGTTTCATCAAAGAAATGAAAGTGATGAAATTGAGCGGATACAGCAGTTGCATTTAAAGTGATGATGTTATTACTAAATATTGTAAGGTTTGATGTTTTTTCTCTTAAATATAGACCATATCCACCTCCGTTAGTTAGTTTAGAGTTACTAATACTGATACTTGATTGATCGTTTATCATAATATTAGTTTTATGATTTGCTCCATCAAATCCTTTTTGACCTGCATAATCTATTTCGACATAATCTAAGATATTATTGCTGTTATTTGATTGAATATTAAGCCCTTTCCATGCACCTACTAATTGATTTACACCAGTTAAAATAATTGGTTCTTGTGCAGTACCTATTGCTTTTAGATACGCAGATGATGTTACATCAATTCCTGATTCACTGACAAAGACAATCTTTACTCCAGCTTCTATGGTAAGATTCGCTTGAAGTATGACATCAGATGAAGCTATATAATCAGGTAAAGTTGGGTCTTCAATTCGATTAGTTAAAGTTCGGTCCGAATTTAAAACACCTCCAATTTCTTCGGGTGAGTTCGTCCCACTTTCAACGACTATAGATATTTCATCAGAATCATTTGCTCCACTTGAGTTTATGGCATTTAATCTTAAAATGTATGTGCCAGTTGCTGTTGGGATAAATGAAGTCGTTGATGAAGTTGGATTTTCTACTTCAATTGAACTAACACCTGAGGGAATTTGAGTGAATTCCCATAAATAGTTTATACTTTCATTTTGACTATCAGTAGCTGATCCGTTTAATGTAACTTTATCACCTAAAAATACCGTTTGATCTTCACCAGCATCTACAGTCACCACACCGATTAGCTCTTCAATTGCTTTTTCATTGCTACAACTTTGTAAAAAAAGAAAAGCCAATAGATTGAAAGCAGCAAAGAGATTTAGTTTTAAAAATTTCATAAGAGAATAATTAATGGTAAAAAATTTAGAAATTATGTTTTGACAAAATTACCACTGATTATTCCTTGCATCAATTGGGGAAATTACTGAAATTGCGTCAGGAAAAACCCCTACAACTAACTTGACTCAAACTAAAATGTTATACAACAAATTACTATTACTCACTGCTCTATCAATTTCTTTTTCTCTAAATGCTACGAATAAAGAACCACTTGATAGCTTAAAAATTGAAGTCCTAAAAATGTCTGATAAAGAGAAAATATCTTTTTATTATGAACATTGTACAGACTATTCAGCTTCTCCACAGAAAGCTAAAAATGCCTTGTTTTTTCTTGATGAAGCCATTGAGCTATCAGAAAAAATGAATGATAAAGACTCTTATTATCGATTTAGAATTGAAAAATTAGGAGCTCAATCCATTCTCGAGAATGATAGTACGAAAATTTTAGAAATGGATGATATGATTTCGGAATTGAAAGACTATAATAATCTTGCTTTAATTCAGAGGGCCTTGGTCATTAAAGGAAATGAGCTTGAACAAATGGACTTAATGAGCGATGCAAAGAAGACTTACTTGGCTGCTTTGGATTATGCAATTACTCTAAAAGACACAAGCAGGCAAGGTGTGATATACAACAATCTAGGAAATATAGCGAATAAGACGAGTAGGAATGAAGAAGCGATAAAATACTATCTCCAAAGCTTGACCTTGAGGGAAAAAGGAGATCTTAAGAATCTAAATCGAACGTACAATAACATTTCTCAGATTTATAAAAGAATTGGAGATTATGAAAAATCAATTCTTTATAATCAAAAAGCAATACAGGTTCAGGTGGCTCAAAAAAATGTTTTCGGACAAAGTATAAGTTATTTAAACTTGGGGAACACCTATAGACATATGGGGCAGTATGATAGTTCAATATATTATAATAAAGAAGCGCTCCGTTTAAGTGAGTCAATTAATGACACAATAGGGTTTGCATTCGCTTTTTATAATTTAGGGTCATCCAATTTTTCAAAAAAAGATTTTCATGAAGCCATCAAATACTATAAAAAGGCCTATCCCATTTATGAGAAAGGTAATATGAAATCATATGCAGCATCTACATTAAATAGTTTATCAGCATCTTATAGGAGTGCAGGAAATTTAAAAAAAGCTGAGTATTATTTAATCAAGGCAGAGGTGCTTTCTAAAGATCTAAACTCATTTAGTCTAAAAGAAAATATTCATCAGAATTATTATTACATATACAAGGATCAAGGTAATTATAAAGAAGCACTTAAACATAGTGAACTCTACAAACAATATGCTGATAGCGTTCTGAATGAAAGTCAACTTGAAAAAATTGCAAGTCTCGAAAAAGACTATGAAATAAAAGATAGAGACAATAAAATAGCTTTGTTGGATAAGGAAAATGAACTTGCAGAGTTAAAAATTACACAACAAAATCTTGTTAGAAAAGGATTGATCCTATTGATTTTTATGACGTTCATTGTAGCATTTGTACTGTTCAGTAAATACAATGCAAAACGAAAAACGGAACGTATTTTATCTTTAAAAAATCAAGCATTAGACGAGGCTAACCATGTAAAAGATCAATTCTTTTCTATCATTGCTCATGAATTAAGAAATCCTTTGTCTGCATTTAAGATGTTAACAAATGGATTGAAATCGAACTTAAACTATTACTCTAAAGAAGAGATTGAAGATCAGCTGAATGAACTTAGGTTGTCAGCAAATAGTTTAAGTGAATTATTACAAAACTTATTACAATGGTCTTTATCTCAAACAGATAGAATGATAATTCAGCCAATAGATTCAGATGTGAAAGTAGTTTTAGATAATGTGATTCAACACTCAAATAGTTTTGCTCAACAAAGAGGAATCAAAATAAATAATGAGAAAGTAAACAATAGTATGATCAAAATGGATATTCAAACTATGGAGTTTGTTTTTAGAAACCTTATTATCAATTCCATTAAATTTTCACCATCAGATAGCGAAGTAATCATTGAAACAAATGAGCATACTGATTTTTTAAAAGTGAGTATAAAAGATCATGGAATTGGAATGTCAGAAAATGATGTTGAAAAACTTTTTCAATTGAATTACAATATGAATACGATTGGAAATTCTCCAAATAAAGGAAGTGGATTAGGTTTACTATTAGTTAAAGAATTTGTTAGTAGAAATAATGGTAGAATAGAAGTTCATAGTCAACTTTCTAAAGGAACTACAATTGATATATACTTACCTAAATACTAATGTTATGGAAAAGAAAATAAATATAGCTATCATTGATGATCATAAAATTATTCTTCAAGGTTTAAAGTCAATGATGATTGCAGAAGATGCTATTAAGATTTTAGGTTTATATCAAACAACAAAGGATTTTTTAATTTCAGAAACCATACAACAGATTGATATTTTATTGCTTGATATCAACCTAGGTAATGAATCAGGAATCTTGTTTGCTAAAAAGCTTAAAAAAAAATTTAACGATTTGAAAATCATTATGCTCACTGCTTTTGATGATGATACAAATGTTGAAGATGCAATTCTTGTAGGTGTTGATGCCTATATAACTAAAGATGCCGAAAAAGATGAATTGGTTTTGTCAATTCATGAAGTTTTTAATGGTAGGAAATATTTTGGTAAGAAAGTATCCAAATTAGTTTTTGATGGTTTTATACAAAATGTGAAATCTAAAAATGAAATTCCATTAAGTGAGCGTGAGTGTGAAGTATTAACCCATATTGCAGAAGGTTTAAAACATAAAGAAATTGCTGATGTTATGTGTGTGAGTGTTAAAACTGTAGAAACTCATAAGTCTAATTTACAGAGGAAACTAGAGTTATATACTACTGCTGATTTAGTGAAATATGCATTGAAGAATAGATTAATAGAAATGTAAATTATGTAACTAAAACTAATATTTTTTATGGGATTATAGCTTATCTTTAATTTTTATTGATAATATAAGTCTCTAGATCTTTACAGTTTAAATTTAAACGAATTTAAAAATAGGTAATGTTTGTAAATTTGTTTAAACAATTAATAATAAAATAAGAACTTGCCAATGCTAAATTATCAACAACCCTTTTGACTAAGCATTAACATGTTCAGGAATTTATTAATTCTCCTATTTTCACTTCTTATACTTTCGTGTGCTAAGGAAAAGAAAGTAGCTAATAACAAACCTATTTATCCATATAAAGTTGTTCAAGCTGAAATTAGAGATGTATCTTACGAAAAGGCTTACCCCGCAAGTGTAAAGGGTGAGGTGAGTAGTGAAGTACGTGCAAAAATTAGTGGCTATATCGATGCCGTATATGTAGATGAAGGTCAGAAAGTTCGAAAAGGACAGAAACTTTTTCATATAGAAACAGCTTCTTTAAGCGAGCAAGTACAAACTGCGAAGGCACAAGTAGAAGTAGCCGAAGTTGAAGTGGCTCGTCTTCGTCCTTTGGTAGAAAAGAAAGTAATATCAGAAATCCAATTGAAGACGGCAGAGGCGAAATTGGCAGAGATGAAGAGTAATCTAAATACCATCTATGCGAATATTAGTTACGCCACAATTACTAGTCCGGTGAATGGTGTAGTAGGTTCAATTAACTTTAGACAAGGTACTTTGGTGGGACCGAATACTGCTTCTTTAACAGAGGTGTCAGATATTCAAAATGTCTATGCTTACTTCTCGATGAACGAGAAAGACTTCCTTTCTTTTACGAAAGATGTAAAAGGTAAAGATATGGAAGAAAAAATCAAAAACTTGCCAAGTGTACAATTGCTATTGGCCGATGGATCTTTGTATGCTAACGAAGGAAATATTGTAACGATTTCTGGTAGTATCAATCAGGAAACGGGATCAGTATCATTTAGAGCAAAATTCCCTAACCAAGAAGGTATTCTGAGAGACGGTAGTAGTGCAAGAGTTATTGTGAAGAACGAAGTGAAAGATGCTTTGGTCATTCCTTATCAATCTACTTTTGAGCAACAAGGTCAGACGATCGTTTATAAAGTTTCAGAAACTGATTCTTTGTATACTAAAAAAATTACGACTTCTATCAAAACAGATCGTTTGTTAGTGATCGACCACGGTATTGAGAAGGGAGATAAAATTCTTGCTGAAGGTGTAAACGTTGTTCGATCAGGACAAAAAATTAAATCAAAACTAACCACTGTGGATGAAGTTTTAGATACTTATCAAACGGCATTCAAATAAGAAAAAATCAACTTCATGTTACAAAAATTTATAGATAGACCGGTACTATCCACTGTAATTTCTATTGTAATTACTTTGCTGGGTATACTAGGTTATATGGATCTACCTGTATCACAGTATCCAAATATTGCCCCTCCAACTGTTGCAGTAACAGCAAGTTACCCTGGAGCGAGTGCACAAACTATTCTTGAAAGTGTGATTGTACCTATTGAGGAACAAATTAATGGTGTAGAAGGCATGACTTACATGACTTCTAGTGCTTCAAACGATGGAGCTGCATCGATTACAGTTTTCTTCGAACAAGGTATTGATCCCGATGTGGCGGCGGTAAACGTACAAAACAGGGTAGCAAGAGCCAATTCTAAATTACCATCAGAGGTGATTCGTGGTGGTGTAATTACAGAAAAGAAAGAAAACTCTGCCTTATTATACGCAGCGATTTATTCAGAAAATAAGGATTACGGAGAAACATTCGTGACCAACTATTTAAACATCCAATTGAAGCCTGAATTGCAAAGGGTAAAAGGGGTGGCAGCCGTAAACGTTTTTGGTTCAAGAGATTACTCCATGAGAATATGGTTGGACCCAGCAAAAATGTCGACGTACTCTTTAACAACTGCAGATATTCAGAATGCTATTAATGAGCAAAGTTTGGAAGCAGCTGCTGGAGCATTAGGTCAGAACTCTGGTTCGCCTTTCGAATTTGTGATCAAGTATAAAGGTCGTTATAAGACACCACAAGAATACAAAGACATTATTATTCGCTCTGAAGGAAATGGTCGTTTTCTTCGTCTAAAAGATGTGGCGGAAGTAGAATTGGATGCCTTTTCTTACGATACAAAATCAATTACTTTGGGTCACCCAAGTGTGAGTTTTGGTGTGTTCCAAACGCCTGGATCAAATGCTCAGGAAGTAATTGAAAACCTTCACTTAGAGTTGAAACGCTTGGAAAAAACGTTTCCTGATGGCGTAAAATATGTGATCAACTACGATACAAACAGATTCTTAACGGCATCAATGAAAAAAGTACAAGTGACTTTAATTGAAGCTTTCATTCTTGTATTCCTTGTAGTGTGGATCTTCTTACAAGATTTTAAATCGACATTAATTCCTGCAATTGCAGTTCCAGTAGCCATTATTGGTACATTCTTTTTCTTAGGAGTATTAGGCTATTCCGTCAATTTATTAACCTTATTTGCTTTAGTCCTCGCCATTGGTATTGTGGTAGATGACGCCATTGTAGTCGTCGAAGCCGTCCATGCCAAAATGGACAATGGAGAAGAGGATTCTCATAGAGCCACAAGTACAGCAATGAGCGAAATCTCAGGTGCGATTATCTCAGTAACATTAGTAATGGCTGCCGTTTTCGTACCAATTACCTTCATTAAAGGGCCATCAGGTGTATTCTATGAGCAATTTGGGGTAACACTGATTATATCGATTTTGATATCCGCAGTAAATGCCTTGACGTTGAGTCCTGCACTTTGTGTGATGTTCTTAAGAAAACACGATGGACATGAAAAGAAATCTTTCTTCGATAGATTTTACGAAGTATTCAACATAGCTTTTGATGTAGCTGTCAAGAAATATGCTCGTACTTTGGAGCTATTCTTAAAAGTAAAATGGCTGACATTGGTAGCCATCATTTTATCGTTCGCAGGGATTTTATATTTCAATGAAAAAACACCATCAGGTTTTGTGCCTTCAGAAGATAGAGGAGTGGTGTTTATCAATATGGAACTTCCAATTGGTTCATCATTGGACCGTACATTTTCCATGACGGAAGAAATGTTAGCGGCAATAAAAGATATTCCGGGTATTCACTCGGCATCTATGAGATCGGGATCGAACTTCTTCTCGGGTGCAGGTAGTTCGTATGCCTTAGGTTTCGTACTTCTTAAGGGATACGACGAAAGAACGACTCCAGAAACAAGTATTGAAGGAATTTTGGCAGAATTAAAGAAGAGAACGGCACATATTAAAACAGCCAAAACCATCTTCTTTGTTCCTCCTAGTATTCCAGGTTTCGGTAGTTCGGATGGTTTCGAATTACAGATTCTAGACAAAGCATCAGGTCAGTTATCTGGGTTGGATGAAGTGGCGACAAAATTCACAAATGAGATCATGAAATCTGATGTGATTGCCTTTGCCTCTAATTCATTTAACGTGAACTTCCCTCAGTTGGAGATGGAAATTGATGTAGCAAAAGCCAAAGAATCCAAAGTACTTATTGGAGATATTTTTAAGTCAATGCAAGGGTTTATTGGTGGTTATTATGTCGCCGACTTCACAAGGTTTGGTAAACAGCTGAGAGTGAATATGCAAGTAAAACCTGAAGATCGTAAGAATGCAGGAAGCTTGGACAATATGTTTGTGAGAAACAGTGAAGGTACCATGGTGCAGATTTCGGAATTTGTGAAATTGAAACGTTCTTATGGTCCTCAATCGATCAAACGTTTCAACTTATACAATGCAGTATCAGTGAACGGTGGTGTGATGCCAGGACACAGTTCTGGTGAGGCCATCAAAGAGATTGATAGAATTGCAGCCGAAACCTTACCGATGAATTATGAAATTGCTTACTCTGGTTTAACGAGAGAAGAGATCAGTTCATCAGGACAATCAGTTTATATTTTCATGTTAAGTATCTTGTTTACTTATCTGTTCTTGGCGGCACAATATGAAAGTTATGTATTGCCGTTTGCTGTATTGTTCTCCTTACCTTTTGGGGTATTAGGTGCTTATAGTTTTACGTATTGGAGAGGTTTGGAAAACAACATTTATTTCCAAATTGCCATGATTATGTTGGTAGGTCTACTTGCGAAGAATGCCATTCTGATTATTGAGTTCGCCCTCCAGCGAAGGAACGAAGGCTACTCCTTATACGATGCCGCCATCGAAGGAGCAAAAGAACGTATTCGTCCAATCTTAATGACCTCTTTTGCCTTCATTTTAGGTTTAACCCCATTAGTAATGGCCGAAGGAGTTGGTGCAGCAGGTAACAAATCAATTGGTACAGGTGCAATGGCAGGTATGTTGGTGGGGACCTTACTAGGTTTAATTTTTATCCCAGTATTGTTTGTGGTATTCCAAGGTCTTCATGAGAAGATTGTACCGAAAAGATCTCATCAAAAACGTAAAAAAGAGAAATTAGAACATGCATAAAATTAAATATATATGGATGGGTGTGTTGATCAGCACACTCTTCTCTTCTTGTTTAATTCGTAAAGAATATAATCGAACAGTTGAAGTCGACAACGATCATCTCTACAGAATTAGTAATGAGAATGTAGATAAATCTGAAAACTTCGGACAAATACAGTGGTCAGACTTCTTTAAAGACAGCCTGCTGAATAACTATATCCAGAAATCAATATCAAATAATTACGACGTACGTATAGCTCTCGAAAATGTAGAGATTGCCAAGTCGTTGTTTTTGCAAGGTAAGAGTGTCAACCTTCCTTCAATCAATGGAAATGTAGGAGCAGGTTATACACAAAACTCAGCCAACACACCTGTAGGTAGTGTTTTTGGAAATCAGCAACAATACAATGTAGGTGTTGATGTTTCTTGGGAAGCTGATATTTGGGGTAAACTAAAAGCCACTACCGAAGCCTCAAGAATGAATTTACTCACCCAAGAGGAAGTTAAAAAAGCCATAGTATCTGATTTGGTAAGTCAGGTGGCTTATAACTATTACCGATTGATAGGGTATGATAAGCAAAAAGAAATCTTATTAAAAACGATCAAATCGAGAGAAGAAAGTTTAGAGGTAACACAAGCCCTATACGAATCAGGTGAATTGACTTTAGTCGCTGTAAAACAAACAGAAGCACTACTTTATAATTCTAAAGTACTTTTAGTTGAAGCAGAAAAGAACATCGAAATCTCTGAAAACGCCATCTCATTTTTAATGGGAGAAGCAGGTCAATCCATAGAAAGAGATTCCATTTTCAACGATCAATTTGATTTTCAATTAGACGTAGGTTTACCTATTCAACTTTTAGAAAATCGCCCAGACGTAAAAGCAGCGGAGTACAACCTTATCACCGCTTTCGAAAATGTAAATATCGCCAAAGCCAATTTCTATCCATCATTTAGAATTACGGCATCAGGTGGTCTCCAAAGTATTCAAGTCCAAGATTGGTTCAATCCTCAATCTTTCCTTTTCAATGTATTAGGACAAGTCACACAACCGATCTGGAATCAACGTCAGATTAAAACAAATTACGAAATCACACAGAGTCAAGAAAAAATAGCACTCCACAATTTCGAAAAACAAATCCTTCTTGCCGGTCAAGAAGTATCCAACTCCGTTTTAATCATCGATAAACAAGAGCAAAAAATCATCAACCAAGAAGCAGAATGTGAAGCCTACCGCCTTGCAGTACAATATTCTCAGGATCTCTTGGTCTCTGGTTCTGCCAACTACTTAGAAGTAGTCACCGCTCGCCAAAACCTTTTGGCTTCCGAACTTATCCTAGTAAATAACAAGCTGGATAAGATTACGGAGTTGATTAGGTTGTATAGAGCTTTAGGTGGGGGATGGAGTTGATAAATTAAAAATGAAAAGTTAAAAATGAAAAACGTAGTTAGTTAAATAGTTCGTGTAAACGGTATTTACTAACTACGTTTTTGATTTTGAAGTATTGATAATTTTCATCAAGATGTGTTTGATATCTTTGAGATCATTTAGAAGGCTCGAATACATTATATTCGTTAAATATGATGTGGCATGTAATAAGCGAATCCAATATATACTTTCATTGGTCTCTTTTAATGATATTGACAGTTTATGAATAAAGTCTGATTTACTTTGTGCAAATTCTGCTTCTGAAATATTTGCTCCTATAGACGTACCTGATCTCAATAATTGTTTTGACATTATAAATTCATTTTTCTGATCAGAAAGATATTTATAGGAGTTGACAATGCGAATAGAGAGTTGGAAAGATTTTTCAGCAACAAGACTCATGGTGTTTATAATTAAAATGAATGTTAAGCGTTAATTATTCAAACATAATTAAAAGTCTTACTAATACCAATAACAAAAAACGTAGTTAGTTAATTCTATGTACACTTACAGCTTAACTAACTACGTTTTTCATTTTTAACTTTTCATTTTTAATTTCAAAAAGTTTATATCAATTTAAAAATCTCGTCACTAGATAGTCTCGACTTCGGCAATTTCGCATTAAAATCTCCCTCAGCTCTATATCCAAGAGATACGAGACATAAAGAAGTAAAACCTTTTTCTCTGAGTCCAAATTCTTCATCCATTGCTTTCATGTCGAGGCCTTCCATTGGTACAGCGTCAATTCCCATGACTGCGGCACCGAGTAGTAGGTTACCTATGTTTAGGTAGACTTGTTTGTCCATCCAATGCTGGAGATCTTTAAGGTCGTATTTATGGATATCTGCAAATACGTTACGACCACCATGCATTTGATCTTTAAATTCTTGTTGTGCGAAGCGACCGTCTTTGTCTTCTTTATCCAATATATGTAACATATAGTCTTCATCTGCAGTTGTTCTTGAGCAAAATAAAACTACATGTGAGGCATTTAAAACTTTTGGTTCATTAAAGGCAAAGAATCCTTGTGTACCTTTTGCGATTCGTTTTTTACCTTCTTCAGAGCCTGCAATAATGAAGTGCCATGGTTGAATATTGGTACTTGAAGCACACATTCGAAGTAAGTTTTTGATTTGTTCAAAATCTTCATCAGAGATTTTTTTTGTTGGGTCAAACTCCTTTGTAGAGTAACGCCAATTCATTACTTCTTTTAAGTTCATGGGTTGTATTTTAAGAGTTAAAAATTTGATATCCGAAAATATCAAATCATAGAAGAAGACGGATTCTTTTTGAAAGAAAGTATTAGTGTATCTTATTAAAAATCAATTGAAAAGTAGGTTACTTATATTTATTCCTTCATTTCACAACAAGCACCATTGTAGCAAAAGAAAAATGCTCTTCAC from Flammeovirga yaeyamensis includes these protein-coding regions:
- a CDS encoding tagaturonate reductase, which codes for MQLNRTTANVEKRPIKVLQFGEGNFLRAFIDWMIHEMNVKADFNAGVAVVQPIPQGLGELLSSQDGLYHLYLNGIEKGQLINKKMLVDCIQSVVNPYEDYNAYLQLAEEEELKFVFSNTTEAGITYKAGDAKDKVQDSFPAKLTAFLNHRFEHFKGDASKGLIILPCELIDKNGVKLKEIILKYAADWGLSDDFKTWLDSACTFYNTLVDRIVPGYPKDRIKEIHEELGFEDQLVVEGEQFHLMVMEGDQSIKEVLPFEKAGLNIIVTDNQAPYRTRKVRILNGAHTLMVPVGLLAGIETVRENVENEQVGKFVDDAVTLEVIPSLPSAEGLVEFKEDVMDRFRNPFIQHYLKSIALNSFPKFNTRVLPSITSFIEKEGKVPSHLLMSFAALIKLYDPKNPVGFKPQDNQDVVELLSTVWEEYRSEYFSIDQLVEKVLAYKNVWGQDLNQLPLLKEELSVYLRVIDADGGVHSYFSENVINS
- a CDS encoding PKD domain-containing protein translates to MKFLKLNLFAAFNLLAFLFLQSCSNEKAIEELIGVVTVDAGEDQTVFLGDKVTLNGSATDSQNESINYLWEFTQIPSGVSSIEVENPTSSTTSFIPTATGTYILRLNAINSSGANDSDEISIVVESGTNSPEEIGGVLNSDRTLTNRIEDPTLPDYIASSDVILQANLTIEAGVKIVFVSESGIDVTSSAYLKAIGTAQEPIILTGVNQLVGAWKGLNIQSNNSNNILDYVEIDYAGQKGFDGANHKTNIMINDQSSISISNSKLTNGGGYGLYLREKTSNLTIFSNNIITLNATAVSAQFHHFHFFDETSDYTGNTNDYIEGMWSATHSDEDMTWNAINVPYKLAENIEVIESDIIIAAGTTIIGSNESGLQILAGGSLNAVGTASDIIIFRGEESLSGKWRGLSFHSNSTNNELTYVEISDAGQKGFDGGNEKANIMVDGDGRLKMTHTKSYNSAGYGLFTRTLTSVLVDFADNTLTENFAPVMTQVNHYHYFDNGSDYTGNTKDYIDSYWSGDETTINATWQALNVPYLLCDNIEYLASDINVDAGAVFHGRQESGIQVQEDGSLKTNGTSTDEIIFQGDQDVNGYWRGLRYLSNSSNNVIMHTIIKNGGQKGFDGGNRKANIEVGTSASLTIENSSISKSGDAGIRVQNGGQLSSTRNSFSGNTGVDIDQ
- a CDS encoding ATP-binding protein gives rise to the protein MLYNKLLLLTALSISFSLNATNKEPLDSLKIEVLKMSDKEKISFYYEHCTDYSASPQKAKNALFFLDEAIELSEKMNDKDSYYRFRIEKLGAQSILENDSTKILEMDDMISELKDYNNLALIQRALVIKGNELEQMDLMSDAKKTYLAALDYAITLKDTSRQGVIYNNLGNIANKTSRNEEAIKYYLQSLTLREKGDLKNLNRTYNNISQIYKRIGDYEKSILYNQKAIQVQVAQKNVFGQSISYLNLGNTYRHMGQYDSSIYYNKEALRLSESINDTIGFAFAFYNLGSSNFSKKDFHEAIKYYKKAYPIYEKGNMKSYAASTLNSLSASYRSAGNLKKAEYYLIKAEVLSKDLNSFSLKENIHQNYYYIYKDQGNYKEALKHSELYKQYADSVLNESQLEKIASLEKDYEIKDRDNKIALLDKENELAELKITQQNLVRKGLILLIFMTFIVAFVLFSKYNAKRKTERILSLKNQALDEANHVKDQFFSIIAHELRNPLSAFKMLTNGLKSNLNYYSKEEIEDQLNELRLSANSLSELLQNLLQWSLSQTDRMIIQPIDSDVKVVLDNVIQHSNSFAQQRGIKINNEKVNNSMIKMDIQTMEFVFRNLIINSIKFSPSDSEVIIETNEHTDFLKVSIKDHGIGMSENDVEKLFQLNYNMNTIGNSPNKGSGLGLLLVKEFVSRNNGRIEVHSQLSKGTTIDIYLPKY
- a CDS encoding response regulator; the protein is MEKKINIAIIDDHKIILQGLKSMMIAEDAIKILGLYQTTKDFLISETIQQIDILLLDINLGNESGILFAKKLKKKFNDLKIIMLTAFDDDTNVEDAILVGVDAYITKDAEKDELVLSIHEVFNGRKYFGKKVSKLVFDGFIQNVKSKNEIPLSERECEVLTHIAEGLKHKEIADVMCVSVKTVETHKSNLQRKLELYTTADLVKYALKNRLIEM
- a CDS encoding efflux RND transporter periplasmic adaptor subunit yields the protein MFRNLLILLFSLLILSCAKEKKVANNKPIYPYKVVQAEIRDVSYEKAYPASVKGEVSSEVRAKISGYIDAVYVDEGQKVRKGQKLFHIETASLSEQVQTAKAQVEVAEVEVARLRPLVEKKVISEIQLKTAEAKLAEMKSNLNTIYANISYATITSPVNGVVGSINFRQGTLVGPNTASLTEVSDIQNVYAYFSMNEKDFLSFTKDVKGKDMEEKIKNLPSVQLLLADGSLYANEGNIVTISGSINQETGSVSFRAKFPNQEGILRDGSSARVIVKNEVKDALVIPYQSTFEQQGQTIVYKVSETDSLYTKKITTSIKTDRLLVIDHGIEKGDKILAEGVNVVRSGQKIKSKLTTVDEVLDTYQTAFK